In the genome of Candidatus Cloacimonadota bacterium, the window TGGAATCTGTTACCAAATGCAGAACTTAACGCCGGGCTGAATCAAGATTTTGATCCCATCTCCCCCAAAAGCGGTTTGACCAGCTCTGCTGGAATTGAAATCAGTAAGTCCATCAGCTTGAACGACGCATCTTTCTTCAATTATAAGCAAGCTGAAGTGGACTCAAAAATCGCCAATCTGGAGTTAGAACGCAGCTACTCGGATTATGCATATCAAGTAATACAAGCTTATCTGGAGACCCTCTCTGCCACAAAAAGGAAAAGTGCTTTGGAGGAGAACCTGGCAATACAAACTAGGGTTTACGAACAAAGCCAGGTTCTGCTGCAATTGGGCAAGACCACTCCCTTTGAAGTGAAGCAAAGTGAGATCGCTGTGATGAACAGCAATATAAGCATAATTCAATTGGAAAACACCATTGCTAATGCTCGTGCGAAGTTGTTTTCGCTTGCGCAAATGCAAGACGAAGGGTATCCTTTAGCGGATATCGAAACAGATACAGATAAAAGCATCCCTCCCTATAACACAGATAGCATTACTGAGATCAAATTACTAGAGTTCTCTTTGAAAAAGAACGATCTCAACCTTACTCAAAGCAACCTGGATTATCTGCCCAAAGTATCTCTATCCTATGGATACTCACGCCGA includes:
- a CDS encoding TolC family protein encodes the protein MKRYLVLLCLLPVLLAANEYTLDQMIDHGLQNSFQIRKQELNHTSSKSSLNSAKWNLLPNAELNAGLNQDFDPISPKSGLTSSAGIEISKSISLNDASFFNYKQAEVDSKIANLELERSYSDYAYQVIQAYLETLSATKRKSALEENLAIQTRVYEQSQVLLQLGKTTPFEVKQSEIAVMNSNISIIQLENTIANARAKLFSLAQMQDEGYPLADIETDTDKSIPPYNTDSITEIKLLEFSLKKNDLNLTQSNLDYLPKVSLSYGYSRRVSGEDFDLNNYNSVHGIGLNLSYSIWNFFTNKESSTRQKINKQSTLLSIEDIKDQTRRNYDNSIQELEYLLRLDELYRERLEQSQEQIRIAEERYRLGMIQLLELDKTRTEYIDSDIQYNANRYQIIQKQEELNHLLSQKIMGKW